The Nostoc cf. commune SO-36 genomic sequence AGTGTAGCTCGTCAAGTCAGCGCCAGTTTAGAAGGCATTAACATCAAACTCAAAGGTGGTTACTTTACCAATTTGTTTAAAGAAGTAGGTGATTTTTTGCAAAGCCCCATAGAGCTTTCTGGACAAGCAGAATTGTCCTTGGGTATTGCCAAAATTACCGCCAAAACCAAAGATAGCACCCAGATGCGGAATCAACTAAGACAATATCTGGAACCACGTACCAATAGTATTCTGCAAGCGATTAACGAAGAGATTTTAGAAAAGGCTGTTGAACAGCTAAAGCTAAGGGGTCAAAAAGGACTGGTAGTGATTGTAGATAATTTGGATCGAGTCGATATGCGTCCCTTAGCATCAGGGCGATCGCAACCAGAATATCTCTTTATCGACCGAGGCGAACAGTTACGCCGACTCAAATGCCACCTAGTTTACACAATTCCCCTAACGTTAATTTTCTCCAATGAGTATGAGACACTGAAAAACCGCCTAGGAGGAGGGATTGCACCAAAAGTATTGCCGATGGTATTAGTGCGGCAAAGAGACGGCAGTGATTACGAACCAGGAATGTCACTAGTACGCCAGTTAGTTCTAGCTAGAGCTTTTCCAGAAGTTCCTTTAAATAGCAGACTTTTATTAATTACAGAATTATTCGATCATTCCCAAACCTTGGATCGCCTATGTCGCGTTAGTGGTGGTCATATTCGTAACTTATTGGGTTTACTTTATAGCTGCTTGCAACGGCAAGATCCACCTTTTTCTAGGGAATGCTTAGAAGCCGTGATTAAGGACTACCGCGACGATTTGCTATTAGCTATTGATGAGTCCCAGTGGGAATTATTGTTTGAAGTAGTGCAGCAACAAAGAGTTAAAGGTGAGTCTGACTATCAAAGTTTACTAAGAAGTATGTATCTGTTTGAATATCGCGATCCTGTGGGGCGCTGGTTTGGCATCAGTCCAGCCTTGGCAGAAACAGAAAAAGTTTTGGCTTGGCAACAAAAAAAGTAACAGTCAAGTGTCAATTGTCATTGGACTAATAACTACAGCGCTTCCCGCTATTATGCAATACAGTTTTTCTTATTGCCTCTCTCCTAACATAGCTTTTAGCTTTGAGGATGTACCTCATAGCTGCCGGAAGTGCTGTAATATCCAATGCCTCATCCCCAATCCTCAATCCTAAATACTCCACATCCAATGACTAATGACAAGCAGCTACGCGTCTACACCAAAGAAAATCAGCATACTTTGCAAAGACTGATTAGAGCGATCGCACTTTCTGAAGGTCAATTTGCTCTGATTTTAGTTCGATGTAACTATGGGCGATTACGTGAGCAAATGTTAGAGAATATTCGCTCCATCAGCAAAGACATCTATATCAGAGAAATCGTTCTTAATCCATCAACTATTTCCTTACACGGCACAATAATCTCAGAACTATCTTTAGATAATCCTGCCGTCCTTACAGACTCTTTGCCATCGGCTGTAATGGTTTTTGGTATTGAGTCAACTACCGACCTGGAAAACTTACTTACAGGTATTAACCAAGCACGAGATATCTATGCCGCGACTTTTCCATTTCCAGTGGTGTTGTGGCTACAAGATGAAGTGGCATCATTGCTGTCAAGATTAGCGCCTGATTTTAAAAGCTGGGCTGCAACCACGATTAAATTTGAAATGGCCAAAGCAGATTTAATTGCTTTGATCCATCAAGAGGCAGAATCTCTATTTACCAAAGTTTTAGAAGCAGGTGCTGAGACATTTTTATCTAATGCCTTTTTAGATTTAGATCCCAAGTCTCAACACCGCCACGAAATAGAATCAGCCCGTAATGATTTGGTGCGACTGTATGGCGTTCAATTAACACCAGGATTAGAAGCTAGTTTAGAATTTGTGTTGGGGCGAGATAAATACGCCAACGATCAAATTAATGGTGCTTTAGCTAATTATCAAAGAAGCCTAGCTTTATGGCAGCAGGAAGCAAGGAGAGTAACAGAGTGGGAGAATCATTCTTCTTTCCCCATCTTATCTCCTCATTCTACTGCTCCCTCGTCGTTACTCAAGCAAGCAATAGTACTATTTCACTTGGGGCTTTGCTATCACCGAATGGCAGACTTATACCAGAATAATATTAGCTATTGCGAACGTGCTTTGTCG encodes the following:
- a CDS encoding P-loop NTPase fold protein, whose translation is MKTTLNLSRFYKACNPSYTLNISNVLDRQYYIDFADVRGCKIVEELQRTIVRISPDEPTCQLFTGHIGCGKSTELQRLKTELELAGFHVVYFESSQDLDMADIDISDILLSVARQVSASLEGINIKLKGGYFTNLFKEVGDFLQSPIELSGQAELSLGIAKITAKTKDSTQMRNQLRQYLEPRTNSILQAINEEILEKAVEQLKLRGQKGLVVIVDNLDRVDMRPLASGRSQPEYLFIDRGEQLRRLKCHLVYTIPLTLIFSNEYETLKNRLGGGIAPKVLPMVLVRQRDGSDYEPGMSLVRQLVLARAFPEVPLNSRLLLITELFDHSQTLDRLCRVSGGHIRNLLGLLYSCLQRQDPPFSRECLEAVIKDYRDDLLLAIDESQWELLFEVVQQQRVKGESDYQSLLRSMYLFEYRDPVGRWFGISPALAETEKVLAWQQKK